The DNA sequence AAACAGAAGTTGACAAATTACACAAAAGCCAATTACAACAGCTTGAAGTAATTTCAGGACTTTCTGCAGAAGAAGCTAAAGAACAATTAGTAGAAGGTTTAAAAGCCGAAGCTAAGAGTAAAGCAATGTCTCACATTCAGGACACTATTGAAGAGGCAAAACTTACTGCACAGCAAGAAGCTAAAAAAATCATTATCAATACCATTCAAAGAGTTGGAACAGAGGAAGCAGTTGAAAATTGCGTTTCTGTTTTTAACATTGAATCTGACGATGTAAAAGGTAGAATCATCGGTCGTGAAGGTCGTAACATTAGAGCTTTAGAAGCAGCTACTGGAGTTGAAATCATTGTTGATGATACACCTGAGGCGATTATTCTTTCTTGTTTTGATCCTGTACGTAGAGAAATTGCCCGTTTGGCTTTACACAAATTGGTGACTGACGGACGTATTCACCCAGCAAGAATTGAAGAAGTTGTAGCTAAAACAGCCAAACAAATTGACGACGAAATTATCGAAGTAGGTAAACGTACTGTTATTGACTTAGGAATTCACGGCTTACACCCTGAATTGATAAAAGTAGTTGGTAGAATGAAATACCGTTCTTCTTACGGACAAAACTTATTGCAACACTCGAGAGAGGTTTCTAAACTTTGTGGTATTATGGCAGCTGAATTGGGTCTGAACGTAAAACTGGCAAAAAGAGCCGGTTTACTTCACGATATTGGTAAAGTACCGGATACAGAAAGCGATTTACCTCACGCCTTATTAGGAATGCAATGGGCAGAAAAATATGGTGAGAAAGAAGAAGTTTGTAACGCCATTGGAGCACACCACGACGAGATCGAAATGAAATCATTGTTATCGCCAATCGTTCAGGTTTGTGATGCTATTTCAGGTGCAAGACCAGGCGCAAGACGTCAGGTATTGGATTCTTATATTCAACGTTTGAAAGATCTTGAAGAAGTAGCTTACGGAT is a window from the Flavobacterium cupriresistens genome containing:
- the rny gene encoding ribonuclease Y; its protein translation is MDIITIIISGIIGIAAGFAIAKIIEKSNISNLIKNAKKEAASILKDANLEAENTKKDKILQAKERFIELKSEHEQVILARDKKVAEVEKRVRDKESQISNELSKAKKVNDDFEAKTQEYNNKIEVLDKKQTEVDKLHKSQLQQLEVISGLSAEEAKEQLVEGLKAEAKSKAMSHIQDTIEEAKLTAQQEAKKIIINTIQRVGTEEAVENCVSVFNIESDDVKGRIIGREGRNIRALEAATGVEIIVDDTPEAIILSCFDPVRREIARLALHKLVTDGRIHPARIEEVVAKTAKQIDDEIIEVGKRTVIDLGIHGLHPELIKVVGRMKYRSSYGQNLLQHSREVSKLCGIMAAELGLNVKLAKRAGLLHDIGKVPDTESDLPHALLGMQWAEKYGEKEEVCNAIGAHHDEIEMKSLLSPIVQVCDAISGARPGARRQVLDSYIQRLKDLEEVAYGFSGVKNAYAIQAGRELRVIVESEKVSDDNAANLSFEISQKIQTEMTYPGQVKVTVIRETRAVNIAK